Proteins found in one Enterococcus sp. 9D6_DIV0238 genomic segment:
- a CDS encoding EutP/PduV family microcompartment system protein — translation MKKAIFIGSVGCGKTTLSQKLKGEELAYNKTQAIEFHDQIIDTPGEFIQHRNYYSALLTTAVEAELIVLMASAVEKRQTFSPLFASAFAKPCIGIITKIDLATEEDLKQTKRQLELAGAKKIFMISAVEDQGIDELLAYLESDGGDINETLH, via the coding sequence GTGAAAAAAGCAATTTTTATTGGTTCGGTCGGGTGTGGGAAAACGACTCTTTCTCAAAAACTTAAAGGAGAGGAATTGGCGTACAATAAAACGCAGGCGATTGAATTTCATGATCAAATCATTGATACACCAGGTGAATTTATTCAGCATCGTAATTATTATAGTGCGCTATTGACCACAGCTGTGGAAGCCGAACTAATTGTACTGATGGCTAGTGCAGTTGAAAAAAGACAAACCTTTTCACCACTATTTGCTTCAGCTTTTGCAAAGCCGTGTATCGGAATCATCACCAAGATCGATTTAGCCACTGAAGAAGACTTGAAGCAAACGAAAAGACAGCTTGAGCTGGCTGGTGCGAAAAAGATCTTTATGATCTCTGCTGTTGAAGATCAGGGCATCGATGAATTGCTTGCTTATCTAGAGTCAGACGGAGGGGATATAAATGAAACTTTACACTAA
- a CDS encoding cob(I)yrinic acid a,c-diamide adenosyltransferase, whose translation MKLYTKTGDKGQTKIIGGETRSKASDRVEAYGTIDELNSLLGYTISQMQTYREIKKELEEIQQILFDCGTDLATPTSAKGYRTKPASTLWLEEKIDKYAEVPPALTEFILPGGCPVASLLHMARTVARRAERCVVRVQEQEEINLDALIFLNRLSDYFYAVARFINFREGREDIRYRRNTQVFHS comes from the coding sequence ATGAAACTTTACACTAAAACAGGTGACAAAGGCCAAACAAAAATCATTGGCGGTGAAACAAGAAGCAAAGCTTCTGATCGAGTGGAGGCCTATGGAACCATTGATGAGTTGAACTCACTACTCGGCTATACGATCAGCCAAATGCAAACATATCGTGAAATAAAAAAAGAATTGGAAGAAATCCAGCAAATTCTATTCGACTGTGGAACAGATTTGGCGACGCCGACTAGCGCAAAAGGCTATCGAACAAAACCAGCCTCTACTCTTTGGTTGGAAGAAAAAATCGATAAATATGCAGAAGTACCGCCAGCGCTTACGGAATTTATTTTGCCAGGCGGCTGTCCAGTTGCAAGCTTATTGCATATGGCTCGAACTGTTGCCAGACGAGCAGAACGCTGTGTTGTTCGTGTACAGGAACAAGAAGAAATCAATTTGGATGCACTGATTTTTTTGAACCGTTTATCTGATTATTTTTATGCAGTAGCAAGATTTATCAATTTCCGTGAAGGACGAGAAGATATTCGTTATCGCCGCAATACGCAAGTTTTTCATTCTTAA
- a CDS encoding Tex family protein: protein MAEAYNQEVVNLLQKELTDYRSKQITTVLTLLSEGNTVPFIARYRKEMTGSLDEVQIREIDERYTYLGNLEKRKEEVLRLIEEQGKLTEELAKAIQKAAKMQQVEDLYRPYKQKRRTKATIAKEKGLEPLADWLMSFPKTADVTVEAQKYVDDEKEVDSPEAALLGAHEIIAERVSDEPKFRSWIRDFTFNQGQYISVVKDQKKDEKAVYEMYYDFSEPVKRMVSHRVLATNRGEKEDILKVSLFVDEEKIQNYLERQLISDNQSPTAPYVEAAFLDSYKRFIGPAIEREIRNELTEKADEQAISIFGENLRNLLLQPPLKGKVVLGFDPAYRTGCKMAVVDATGKVLAIQVIYPHKPASGEKRAAAGSIFNKLIEEHQVEMVAIGNGTASRESELFVAEQLKQIKRDVFYVIVNEAGASVYSASEVARTEFPDLQVEERSAVSIARRLQDPLAELVKIDPKAVGVGQYQHDVSQKRLAEQLDFVVETAVNQVGVNVNTASPQLLQHISGLNKTTAQNIVTYRDENGAFTARNQVKKVPRLGPKAYEQAIGFLRIPNGKNILDNTGIHPESYDAAKAILEKAGIKLTELGTSEAAQGLKHLSLEQVESELAVGSETLKDIVAALIQPGRDMRDEMPAPLLRKDVLSMEDLKSGMELQGTVRNVIDFGAFVDIGVKQDGLVHISKLSTKFVKHPTDVVAVGDVVTVWVEAVDTKKGRISLTMLPQTERKE from the coding sequence ATGGCGGAAGCGTATAACCAAGAGGTAGTGAACCTGCTTCAAAAAGAACTGACAGATTACCGTTCAAAACAAATTACAACAGTGCTGACTTTATTAAGTGAAGGAAACACTGTTCCTTTTATTGCTCGTTATCGAAAAGAGATGACTGGCAGTTTAGATGAAGTACAGATCCGTGAAATCGACGAACGTTACACTTACTTAGGCAATTTAGAAAAGCGTAAAGAAGAAGTCCTACGCTTAATTGAAGAACAAGGAAAATTAACAGAAGAATTAGCGAAAGCCATTCAAAAAGCTGCAAAAATGCAGCAAGTCGAAGATCTTTATCGTCCGTATAAACAAAAACGCCGTACAAAAGCGACGATCGCAAAGGAAAAAGGCTTAGAGCCATTAGCAGATTGGTTGATGAGCTTTCCAAAAACAGCAGATGTCACTGTAGAAGCACAAAAATATGTCGATGATGAAAAAGAAGTAGATTCACCAGAGGCAGCATTACTAGGTGCACATGAAATCATCGCAGAACGAGTAAGTGATGAACCTAAATTCCGCAGCTGGATTCGTGATTTTACTTTTAATCAGGGGCAATATATCAGTGTCGTCAAAGATCAGAAAAAAGATGAAAAAGCCGTCTATGAAATGTATTATGATTTTTCTGAGCCTGTAAAAAGGATGGTCTCACACCGTGTTTTAGCAACGAATCGTGGTGAAAAAGAAGATATCTTGAAAGTCTCATTGTTCGTTGATGAAGAAAAAATTCAAAACTACCTAGAACGTCAGTTGATATCGGATAACCAATCACCAACTGCTCCTTATGTAGAAGCTGCCTTTTTAGACAGCTATAAACGGTTTATAGGTCCAGCAATCGAGCGGGAAATTCGCAATGAATTGACAGAAAAAGCAGATGAGCAGGCGATTTCGATCTTTGGTGAAAATCTGCGTAATCTTCTATTGCAGCCGCCATTGAAAGGCAAAGTTGTGTTAGGCTTTGACCCAGCTTATCGTACGGGATGTAAAATGGCTGTAGTAGACGCTACAGGAAAAGTTTTAGCCATTCAAGTCATTTATCCTCATAAGCCAGCTTCAGGTGAAAAACGAGCGGCAGCTGGTTCGATTTTCAACAAGTTGATCGAAGAACATCAAGTAGAAATGGTAGCGATCGGTAATGGAACAGCCAGCCGTGAATCAGAATTGTTTGTTGCAGAACAATTGAAACAAATCAAACGCGACGTTTTTTATGTGATCGTCAATGAAGCAGGTGCCTCAGTATATTCTGCAAGTGAAGTGGCACGAACTGAATTTCCTGATTTACAGGTCGAAGAAAGAAGTGCAGTAAGTATTGCCAGACGTTTACAGGATCCATTGGCAGAGCTAGTGAAAATCGATCCAAAAGCAGTCGGAGTGGGTCAATATCAACATGATGTGTCTCAAAAACGCTTAGCAGAACAGTTGGATTTCGTTGTAGAGACTGCAGTCAACCAAGTAGGAGTCAATGTAAATACAGCTAGTCCGCAATTATTACAGCATATTTCTGGCTTAAATAAAACGACTGCCCAAAATATCGTAACTTACCGTGATGAAAATGGCGCATTTACTGCTCGTAACCAAGTCAAAAAAGTGCCGCGTTTAGGACCAAAAGCGTATGAACAAGCAATCGGCTTCTTGCGTATTCCAAACGGAAAAAATATTTTAGATAATACAGGTATCCATCCAGAAAGCTATGATGCTGCAAAAGCAATTTTAGAAAAAGCAGGAATCAAACTGACAGAGCTTGGTACCTCAGAGGCCGCCCAAGGACTTAAGCATTTATCATTGGAACAAGTAGAATCAGAATTGGCTGTCGGAAGTGAGACGCTAAAAGATATCGTTGCAGCATTGATTCAGCCAGGACGAGACATGCGTGACGAAATGCCGGCGCCACTATTAAGAAAAGATGTTTTGTCTATGGAAGATCTAAAATCAGGTATGGAACTGCAAGGTACTGTTCGTAATGTGATCGATTTTGGCGCGTTTGTAGATATCGGTGTGAAACAGGATGGTTTAGTGCACATTTCTAAACTTAGTACTAAATTTGTGAAACACCCGACGGATGTCGTTGCAGTAGGTGATGTGGTCACTGTTTGGGTAGAAGCTGTCGATACGAAGAAAGGGCGCATCAGCTTAACGATGCTGCCGCAAACTGAAAGGAAAGAGTGA
- a CDS encoding metallophosphoesterase has translation MKDYLYAISDIHGEYELFKGLIDYFDPKVHQLVLIGDLNDRGPKTKESFLLGKELVEKYQAIYLRGNHEEYFLQFLNQPEDWFTSYVRNGGKETMESLLHKGATEEYSPTEIAMMIRSRYKELIEFLKERPLYFEWKNYLFVHAGVDLAKKDWRETSPHDFIWIRDAFHQGKNNTGKTIVFGHTITPMLHGDMETTDLWISDHKIGIDGGAVFGGSVHGVIFNERGIVQDIELQNRQGPWQPTF, from the coding sequence ATGAAAGACTATCTTTATGCGATCAGTGATATTCATGGAGAATATGAATTATTTAAAGGACTGATTGATTATTTCGATCCAAAAGTGCATCAATTAGTTCTGATCGGAGATCTTAATGATCGTGGTCCAAAAACTAAGGAGAGCTTTTTGCTTGGAAAAGAATTGGTTGAAAAGTATCAGGCTATCTATCTTAGAGGAAATCATGAAGAATATTTTCTTCAGTTTTTGAATCAGCCAGAGGACTGGTTTACCAGCTATGTGCGTAATGGCGGGAAAGAAACGATGGAAAGTCTGCTTCATAAAGGAGCGACAGAGGAATACTCACCAACAGAGATTGCAATGATGATCCGCAGCCGCTACAAAGAGCTGATCGAGTTTTTAAAAGAACGTCCTCTATATTTCGAATGGAAAAACTATCTATTTGTTCATGCTGGTGTTGATTTAGCCAAAAAGGATTGGCGTGAAACAAGCCCACATGATTTCATCTGGATCCGAGACGCTTTTCATCAGGGAAAAAATAATACAGGAAAGACAATTGTTTTTGGACACACAATCACGCCGATGCTGCACGGAGATATGGAAACGACAGATTTGTGGATCTCAGATCATAAAATCGGCATCGATGGGGGCGCTGTTTTTGGCGGTTCAGTTCATGGAGTTATTTTTAACGAGAGAGGCATTGTTCAAGATATCGAGCTTCAAAATAGGCAAGGACCTTGGCAACCAACTTTTTAA
- a CDS encoding ABC transporter ATP-binding protein, with protein sequence MDYLEIENLSFQYAGDEHKRLTNISLSISKGEFVLLCGASGSGKTTLLKMLKPQLTPAGTKTGKIVLQEKEFDELSETFSSSKIGYVMQNPENQIVTDTVWHELAFGLENMGLSAILIKSRIAEMANFLGIQELMEEQTADLSGGQKQLLNLASVLVMQPELLILDEPTTQLDPIAAQNFIDILIRLNREMGLTIILAEHGLESVFALADKVVLLERGALVFVEKPQAVSTAVKDQRLDLDKFILSLPSALQIYHALDIEDEAPITVVEGKRFLARHFAHEKKQETDQTNIQPTKTPSLVLNNCWFRYEKNGDDILAGVDLTLNKGEIFSLVGANGTGKTTLLKVIAGIYDCYQGKQALFEQPLKKQRAHIGFLPQSPEMLFIKDSVLEEYQQYLQGKNYHESEQQKKIEAVSALLGITDKLSQHPFDLSGGECQRAALGKVLLTDPSVLLLDEPTKGIDNYGKKQLIQLLKKLADEGKTILVVTHDLAFAAELSDRCGLFFQHKVLTTAEPETFFSDHAFYTTAASRISRETFTHLVTTDQVINVCQTEKRRQKNEH encoded by the coding sequence TTGGACTATCTTGAAATCGAAAATTTAAGTTTTCAATACGCTGGGGATGAACACAAGCGTTTGACGAATATTTCGTTGTCGATCAGCAAGGGTGAGTTTGTTTTGCTGTGCGGTGCTTCCGGAAGCGGTAAAACAACATTATTAAAAATGCTGAAGCCTCAATTGACTCCAGCAGGAACGAAAACAGGAAAAATAGTTTTACAAGAAAAAGAGTTTGACGAACTCTCAGAGACGTTTTCAAGCAGTAAAATTGGATATGTCATGCAAAATCCAGAAAATCAAATCGTCACTGATACAGTCTGGCATGAGTTGGCTTTTGGATTGGAGAATATGGGGCTTTCAGCTATTCTAATCAAAAGTAGGATTGCCGAGATGGCTAATTTTTTAGGGATTCAGGAATTGATGGAGGAGCAGACGGCTGATCTATCCGGAGGCCAAAAACAGCTGCTGAACTTAGCCTCTGTCTTAGTGATGCAGCCCGAACTACTGATTTTAGATGAACCAACCACACAGCTTGATCCAATCGCAGCACAAAATTTTATTGATATTTTGATCCGTCTGAATCGGGAAATGGGTTTGACGATCATTTTAGCGGAGCATGGCTTGGAATCTGTTTTTGCATTAGCTGATAAAGTCGTTCTTTTAGAACGTGGGGCATTGGTCTTTGTAGAAAAACCGCAAGCAGTTTCGACTGCTGTGAAAGATCAACGATTAGATTTAGACAAATTTATTTTGAGCTTGCCAAGCGCGCTGCAGATCTATCATGCTCTTGATATTGAAGATGAAGCTCCGATCACAGTGGTTGAAGGAAAACGTTTTTTAGCAAGACATTTTGCACATGAAAAGAAACAAGAAACTGATCAAACGAACATACAACCGACAAAAACACCTAGCCTTGTCTTGAATAATTGTTGGTTCCGATATGAAAAAAATGGAGACGATATTTTAGCAGGTGTCGATCTGACCTTAAACAAAGGGGAGATATTTTCGCTGGTTGGGGCAAACGGAACAGGAAAAACGACCTTATTGAAGGTGATTGCAGGAATTTATGACTGCTATCAAGGGAAGCAAGCGCTATTTGAACAGCCGTTGAAAAAACAACGAGCGCACATCGGCTTTTTGCCGCAAAGTCCGGAAATGCTGTTTATTAAAGATTCTGTGTTGGAAGAATACCAACAATATCTTCAAGGAAAAAATTATCATGAGTCTGAGCAGCAAAAAAAGATCGAAGCTGTGTCAGCCTTACTTGGCATTACAGATAAACTCTCACAGCATCCTTTTGATTTGAGTGGTGGAGAATGTCAACGCGCTGCTTTAGGCAAAGTCTTATTGACAGATCCCAGTGTGCTGCTTTTGGATGAGCCAACCAAAGGAATCGATAATTATGGAAAAAAACAATTGATTCAATTACTGAAAAAATTAGCGGATGAAGGAAAAACGATTTTGGTCGTCACGCACGATCTAGCTTTTGCTGCAGAGCTATCTGATCGTTGCGGATTGTTCTTCCAGCATAAAGTGTTAACAACGGCCGAGCCGGAAACCTTTTTTAGTGATCACGCATTTTATACAACAGCAGCCAGTCGGATTTCTCGTGAAACCTTTACACATTTAGTGACGACAGACCAGGTAATTAACGTTTGTCAGACAGAAAAAAGGAGACAGAAAAATGAGCATTAA
- a CDS encoding DUF4430 domain-containing protein, with translation MKKVMRVVLVMVALVLLGACGNTNEQKETAETKEAAAKITIVLIEDEKEFAKKEVAVDKNESLQTVMEKNFKVEMDKDFIVGIDGHKQDAKASKYWLYDVDGKQPDVGAVEYFPKDGETITWSLNKL, from the coding sequence ATGAAAAAAGTAATGAGAGTAGTTTTAGTTATGGTCGCACTAGTTTTATTAGGTGCATGTGGAAATACCAACGAACAAAAAGAAACGGCTGAAACAAAAGAAGCAGCAGCAAAAATCACGATCGTTTTAATAGAAGATGAAAAAGAATTTGCTAAAAAAGAGGTAGCAGTTGATAAAAATGAATCATTACAAACGGTGATGGAGAAAAATTTCAAAGTTGAGATGGATAAAGATTTTATAGTTGGTATCGATGGACATAAGCAAGATGCCAAAGCAAGCAAATACTGGTTATACGATGTGGATGGTAAGCAGCCCGATGTTGGAGCAGTTGAGTATTTTCCTAAAGATGGTGAAACGATCACTTGGAGCTTGAACAAGTTATAG
- a CDS encoding pyridoxamine 5'-phosphate oxidase family protein, producing MNTTEAFKKIMMEQTEIALATSVKERPNVRIVNFFYDQEKGCLFFSTFKGNQKVTEFAANNIVAFTTIPKENTNHVRVQQAQVKRSSLSVYDTVDRWVEKIPSYAENIEQAGDMLELYEVHFTEAIVILGMNSKETIHL from the coding sequence ATGAACACAACAGAAGCATTTAAAAAAATCATGATGGAACAAACTGAAATTGCACTGGCGACTAGTGTGAAAGAAAGACCGAATGTTCGGATCGTTAATTTCTTTTACGACCAAGAAAAAGGGTGCTTGTTTTTCTCGACGTTTAAAGGAAATCAGAAAGTAACTGAATTTGCTGCTAATAACATTGTTGCTTTCACAACGATCCCAAAAGAGAATACCAATCATGTTCGAGTTCAGCAGGCTCAAGTGAAAAGAAGCTCTCTTTCTGTTTATGACACAGTAGATCGATGGGTCGAAAAAATTCCCAGCTATGCAGAAAATATCGAACAAGCAGGTGATATGCTGGAGTTATATGAAGTTCATTTCACAGAAGCGATCGTGATTTTAGGAATGAATAGTAAAGAAACGATTCACCTATAA
- a CDS encoding energy-coupling factor transporter transmembrane component T, whose product MNKFFFERRHPLVITAYYILVLVILMSTTNPLIITACFLGSLSFQLLQLNGRKKRSVLYPLIFLLIITITNPLFVHRGGTILFFFLSRPVTKEAFIYGFFMGLMIAGVLYLFQNFQSQIDLEQFYYLFGQRFPKLALILTMVFRFIPLFQRYYHELNQVQKTVHRTQDRSFKQKVSYGLDLFGNLFSWSLENAMDTASSMKARGYGIGKRSSRVQYEWQKKDSFFLLIVGVTTMVFMYLFFADRYHFDYYPYVENFFEVFKRQWASYLGILVLAFLPTLNRLKEAIIWTILKSKI is encoded by the coding sequence ATGAATAAATTCTTTTTTGAACGTAGACATCCTTTGGTGATTACAGCCTATTATATTTTAGTATTAGTGATCCTGATGAGTACAACGAACCCTCTGATCATCACTGCTTGTTTTTTAGGTAGTCTATCTTTTCAGTTGCTGCAGCTAAATGGGCGAAAGAAGCGATCCGTTTTGTATCCATTGATCTTTCTTTTGATCATCACGATCACCAATCCATTATTTGTACATAGAGGTGGAACGATCCTCTTTTTCTTTTTAAGTCGACCAGTGACCAAAGAAGCATTCATCTATGGATTTTTCATGGGTCTAATGATTGCTGGAGTTCTCTACCTCTTTCAAAATTTCCAATCTCAAATCGATTTGGAACAGTTCTATTATTTGTTTGGACAGCGTTTTCCTAAATTAGCATTGATTTTGACAATGGTTTTTCGCTTCATTCCATTGTTTCAGCGTTATTATCACGAACTCAATCAAGTACAGAAAACAGTCCATAGAACGCAAGATCGCTCGTTTAAACAAAAAGTTTCCTATGGGTTGGACTTATTCGGAAATCTGTTTTCATGGTCGTTGGAAAACGCGATGGATACAGCAAGTTCAATGAAAGCTAGAGGGTATGGTATTGGGAAAAGAAGCAGCCGGGTTCAGTATGAGTGGCAAAAAAAGGATTCTTTCTTTCTTCTGATAGTAGGTGTTACGACAATGGTCTTTATGTACCTATTTTTTGCTGACCGTTATCACTTTGATTATTATCCTTATGTAGAAAATTTTTTTGAGGTATTCAAAAGGCAGTGGGCAAGTTATTTGGGTATTTTAGTTTTAGCTTTTCTACCGACACTCAACCGTTTAAAGGAGGCGATCATTTGGACTATCTTGAAATCGAAAATTTAA
- a CDS encoding SprT family protein, which produces MNDQRLQELVERISLADFGKPFCHQAYFNRRLKTTGGRYHLQSHNIDFNPKVFERYGEPELVNVIKHELCHYHLHLEGKGYQHKDAEFKALLKQTGGSRYVRPLVEQKPQSYHQYQCEKCQTLILRKRRINTQRFVCGKCRGKLIEL; this is translated from the coding sequence ATGAATGATCAGCGACTGCAAGAGTTAGTTGAAAGAATCTCTTTAGCTGATTTTGGTAAACCGTTCTGTCATCAGGCATATTTTAATCGACGACTGAAGACAACTGGCGGACGCTATCATTTACAGTCACATAACATCGATTTTAATCCGAAAGTTTTTGAACGTTACGGAGAACCAGAATTAGTGAATGTGATCAAGCATGAATTGTGTCATTACCATCTTCATTTAGAAGGTAAAGGGTATCAGCATAAAGATGCAGAATTTAAAGCACTATTGAAACAGACCGGAGGCAGCCGCTATGTTCGGCCGCTGGTAGAGCAAAAACCACAGTCGTACCATCAATACCAATGTGAAAAATGCCAAACTTTGATATTACGTAAACGTAGAATCAATACACAGCGATTTGTCTGCGGAAAGTGTCGTGGAAAACTAATTGAACTATGA
- the eutH gene encoding ethanolamine utilization protein EutH has translation MSINEIIMYIIAFFMVLGAVDKCLGNKFGLGEQFEEGIMAMGSLALSMVGIITLAPVLANILKPVVVPLYTALGADPAMFATTLLANDMGGFPLAMQLAQDPQAGLFAGAILGAMMGPTIVFTIPVALGIIEKEDQQYLATGVLSGLITIPIGCFVGGIIAGFPVIMILKNLVPILLVAVLIMIGLWLKPDAMIKGFTIFGKFVVIVAIAGLVLGALQLLVGITVIDGIAPVSEGIEVVGGIALTLAGAFCLVFVITKVFNKPLMKLGKLLGMNEVAAAGMVATLANSIPMFQMMKDMDPRGKIINVAFAVSAAFVMGDHLGFTAGVAKEMIFPMIVGKLVGGITAVLVAVFMANRMLKRETKQVDIHE, from the coding sequence ATGAGTATCAATGAAATCATTATGTATATTATCGCTTTTTTCATGGTATTAGGAGCGGTCGATAAGTGTTTGGGCAATAAGTTTGGTTTAGGGGAACAGTTTGAAGAAGGAATCATGGCAATGGGCTCTCTGGCCTTGTCGATGGTCGGGATCATTACATTAGCACCAGTTTTAGCGAACATTTTGAAACCCGTTGTTGTACCTTTATACACAGCTTTAGGCGCTGATCCAGCCATGTTTGCTACAACGCTATTAGCCAACGATATGGGCGGCTTTCCTTTGGCGATGCAGTTGGCACAAGATCCTCAGGCAGGTCTATTTGCCGGTGCGATCTTAGGCGCGATGATGGGGCCAACGATCGTGTTTACGATCCCAGTCGCTTTAGGTATTATTGAAAAAGAGGATCAGCAATATCTAGCTACAGGTGTTTTATCTGGATTGATCACCATTCCGATCGGTTGTTTTGTCGGTGGTATCATTGCAGGCTTTCCAGTGATCATGATTCTAAAAAATCTAGTGCCGATCTTATTAGTAGCTGTATTGATCATGATCGGTTTATGGTTGAAGCCAGATGCGATGATCAAAGGCTTTACGATTTTCGGTAAATTTGTAGTGATCGTTGCGATCGCGGGTTTAGTCTTAGGAGCGTTACAATTATTAGTCGGCATTACTGTAATTGATGGAATCGCACCTGTTAGTGAGGGGATCGAGGTAGTTGGAGGCATCGCATTGACGTTAGCTGGCGCCTTCTGTCTCGTTTTTGTGATCACCAAAGTCTTTAATAAGCCATTGATGAAATTGGGCAAGCTTTTAGGAATGAACGAAGTCGCTGCTGCTGGGATGGTGGCAACACTTGCAAACAGTATTCCAATGTTTCAAATGATGAAGGATATGGATCCTCGCGGGAAAATCATCAACGTAGCATTTGCTGTTTCTGCTGCTTTCGTAATGGGCGATCATTTAGGGTTTACTGCGGGAGTCGCTAAAGAAATGATTTTTCCAATGATCGTTGGAAAATTAGTTGGCGGGATCACAGCTGTTCTGGTCGCTGTTTTTATGGCGAATCGAATGCTGAAAAGAGAAACAAAGCAGGTGGATATACATGAATAA
- a CDS encoding ECF transporter S component produces MSIKGKQNGIKLLFGLVFLLVGIATFRSTQYQIISLLLVLLACLPIYYRYEKKQMNIKELVLIAVLTAFAVSGRFLFYMIPAVTPMTAIIIISGICIGPEVGFLVGSLSAIISNMLFGQGPWTPFQMLSWGLIGCIAGLPWMSSLLKKSYWFLAVYGIFAGLFFSFFMDIWTVYSIDRFFSWQRYAALFITALPHTLSYCFSNVFFSCVLFRVIQKKLQRILIKYEIK; encoded by the coding sequence ATGAGCATTAAGGGTAAACAAAATGGTATCAAGCTTCTTTTTGGACTTGTTTTTCTACTAGTAGGTATTGCAACTTTTCGTTCCACACAATATCAAATAATTTCTTTGCTTTTAGTGCTGCTGGCTTGTCTACCGATTTATTATCGCTATGAAAAAAAGCAGATGAATATTAAAGAATTAGTGCTGATCGCAGTCTTGACTGCGTTTGCAGTGTCCGGCAGATTTCTATTTTATATGATTCCAGCCGTTACACCAATGACTGCGATCATTATTATTTCAGGAATCTGCATAGGTCCTGAGGTTGGCTTTTTAGTGGGGTCTTTATCAGCGATCATATCCAATATGTTGTTTGGCCAAGGACCGTGGACACCGTTTCAGATGCTATCGTGGGGATTGATCGGCTGTATTGCAGGACTTCCCTGGATGAGCAGTTTGCTAAAAAAGAGTTATTGGTTCTTAGCAGTGTATGGTATCTTTGCGGGGTTGTTTTTCTCCTTTTTTATGGATATTTGGACTGTTTATTCGATCGATCGTTTTTTCTCATGGCAAAGATATGCAGCGCTTTTTATCACAGCGCTGCCGCATACGCTTTCGTATTGCTTTTCCAATGTATTTTTTTCCTGTGTTCTATTTCGCGTCATTCAGAAAAAGCTTCAACGTATTTTAATCAAATACGAAATAAAATAA
- a CDS encoding EVE domain-containing protein, whose product MKYWIGVASEDHVGIGVSGGFAQLCHGKGAPLNRMNEGDWLIYYAPKKSLKTQVPSQRFIAIGQILAGAAYPFEMEPDFIPFRKNVAYIKQITPLPLKAVKDFPLWQEYRARLRFGHFEIPEELFTFISSQMIEE is encoded by the coding sequence ATGAAGTATTGGATCGGTGTTGCATCAGAAGATCATGTAGGAATCGGTGTATCAGGCGGATTTGCTCAGCTTTGTCATGGAAAAGGAGCACCGTTGAATAGAATGAATGAAGGAGACTGGCTAATTTATTATGCGCCTAAGAAAAGCTTGAAAACACAAGTGCCTTCTCAACGATTTATTGCAATCGGACAAATTTTAGCGGGTGCTGCCTATCCTTTTGAAATGGAGCCTGACTTCATTCCTTTTAGAAAAAATGTAGCGTATATAAAACAAATCACCCCTCTGCCATTAAAAGCGGTAAAGGATTTTCCTTTATGGCAGGAATACCGCGCACGATTGAGGTTTGGACATTTTGAAATCCCGGAAGAATTATTTACGTTTATTTCATCTCAAATGATCGAAGAATAA
- a CDS encoding AraC family ligand binding domain-containing protein, translated as MNNLDADMIRTLVREVLTEQLLKSEDQTKMVDPSGILSIKLPQLDVSEEDRLDTGNPEHKVYCKDLVTLKESPRLGCGLMVMEDTTFDWLLEYDEVDYIIEGQLDVRIDGRTVSAGPGEILLIPKGSAIQFSVTGKARFVYVTYPADWQKQ; from the coding sequence ATGAATAATTTAGATGCAGACATGATTCGTACGCTGGTTCGTGAAGTGCTTACAGAACAATTATTAAAAAGCGAAGATCAAACGAAAATGGTCGATCCAAGCGGGATCTTATCCATTAAGCTGCCGCAATTAGATGTATCAGAAGAGGATCGATTGGATACAGGAAATCCTGAGCACAAAGTCTACTGTAAAGATTTAGTGACATTGAAAGAGAGTCCACGCTTAGGTTGTGGACTAATGGTCATGGAAGATACAACGTTCGACTGGCTTTTAGAGTATGATGAGGTTGATTACATCATAGAAGGACAATTGGATGTGCGGATCGACGGCAGAACCGTTTCAGCTGGTCCAGGAGAAATTTTGCTGATTCCAAAAGGAAGCGCCATTCAATTTTCAGTCACTGGAAAAGCGCGTTTTGTTTATGTGACCTATCCAGCTGATTGGCAAAAACAATAA